The Theileria orientalis strain Shintoku DNA, chromosome 2, complete genome genome has a window encoding:
- a CDS encoding uncharacterized protein (guanylate-binding protein, N-terminal domain containing protein), with product MQLFSTFTTLYALNLFNCINVFVPYYLIKGIIFNTEFDKHIEFNDDSKNVKITEVFPGKSQELTSPTHKVDAKEISNDIKDSRQKSSVNNSLDSGFSTNDPYESICFAEKLDVGEPLPLIYPNKDHTELMVNTEVLKVLESVPKPIYPVGVIGSVNSGKSLLVNLLNDNHFCSNRAGDKKDSTSPKAGNGGISKGFKMATTPEPETSGIWMYSKPVKMTRRRLQEKLKDKEGKAKKRFFSLKNFSATEGIQKQKVTKSSSSGPEEAEELDLDQEVNVVFIDIEGFSSHKNIYKYDEALFSMVSSICSEVIYLSNKTLDKSDLHTVEELIKSSLLSKISNLYTLYTGKGEPRENREEIFEYFLKIFENKNLTFLINEFDYTSKKAYENLVNLLKAPKRDLSLYEFFLYNLRKKKSKDYEQKMRELEGEEAESYENVGTDLGSLGILGPKLDATRRKDKNNVSLGSEEVKFNIHGYLFHTLFNSVNIATLPSTSKNELIMKMVKENKDKKSKGRGKNGNEVSEEDYLENLRTFKSELFQRSTRNPLKKYCLLDGVMTTCHMSGRDLAEMVKFTLSSLSLNRYYKLASSSASVELLSSLDYKDAFDQYFKMFRSTRLLMIKNDLHDTYKGVLKGYINGESRKGDKSQLGDGFIGFKSPGKCEQGCQDIDSESRLPTIPMLNKYSRYLKEKLMDVLVKNYENEAVPEDFDKIKTDLSHGLDRVSGEIEEELYGKLKNHCTNVSEALIQGLQKELDQLNLPLLPSRLKFIHDLSSKYGKMYPLELDGVDPKDEEFRRIYGHGQDNMINTLLSQSDPCDLVYEHYTKAVHRSVSDTLRKNEQLIEDHFYDIYNRAVKHFRTKFSEVEKTYDIPLDQALKSANAIMKESHNVMLTHLGEFHALDYLVKKYKGKLSSTLSEELELFKKAHKRKCSDKLDNIKRHYEGNYRVLLEKARRMPAKPDMLIKFRDYMLHLARSEFFRTSCSDLLDIEKRHKRFEEALQRAFKDSFSDNAKVAAAAIQDQFDMIDVYLQTRVKSSPFYIYFRYNAKRYAKIRLNYLALASRFNFRDETPSPQDALQFDEVLFDPECAKTQSSPLQPGVCGSLAPRYAINMNELATHFIRMEKSQIRHEFADAVLEEYLRMRMPAFRRMFLKRYCNAIVLVCSLSLLGMSVLSLTLAHSWSNKFIFSIAGLSSYLLLVGFLNLRRNLARVREFVVNFVLGTLSHFCKLCLMGVLRALGLVIQGIVYVIRRLGFLFTFFLGFTTAIIFYAVIYYKIKTKKNEERSK from the exons ATGCAGCTTTTTAGCACATTCACGACTTTATACGCTTTGAACCTTTTCAACtgtataaatgtgtttgtaccatattatTTGATCAAAGGAATTATCTTTAACACAGAATTCGATAAACATATTGAATTTAATGATGATTccaaaaatgttaaaataactgAAGTTTTTCCTGGTAAATCGCAAGAGTTAACCTCACCTACACACAAGGTTGACGCCAAGGAAATCAGCAACGATATCAAGGATTCCAGGCAAAAATCTTCTGTTAACAAT AGTTTAGATTCCGGGTTTTCAACGAACGACCCCTACGAATCAATATGCTTCGCCGAGAAGCTGGACGTAGGCGAGCCGCTTCCGCTAATATACCCGAATAAGGATCACACTGAGCTAATGGTTAACACTGAAGTTCTTAAGGTGTTGGAGAGTGTCCCAAAGCCGATCTACCCAGTAGGAGTAATCGGCTCTGTCAACTCGGGTAAGAGTCTGTTGGTCAACCTCTTGAACGACAACCATTTCTGTAGCAATAGAGCTGGAGATAAAAAGGATAGCACAAGTCCTAAAGCAGGAAACGGCGGAATCTCCAAAGGTTTCAAAATGGCAACAACACCTGAGCCTGAAACCAGTGGAATTTGGATGTATTCTAAGCCAGTGAAGATGACAAGGAGAAGGTTGCAGGAGAAACTGAAAGATAAAGAGGGCAAGGCGAAAAAGAGATTCTTCTCACTGAAGAATTTCAGTGCCACCGAGGGGATTCAGAAGCAGAAAGTAACTAAGTCAAGTTCCTCAGGCCCAGAAGAGGCCGAGGAGCTAGATCTGGACCAGGAGGTGAACGTGGTGTTCATAGACATCGAGGGATTCAGCAGCCACAAGAACATCTACAAGTACGACGAAGCACTATTCTCCATGGTCTCATCAATATGCTCAGAGGTAATCTACCTGTCAAACAAGACGCTGGACAAGTCGGACTTGCACACGGTGGAAGAGCTCATCAAGTCGTCATTGCTCTCTAAAATATCAAACCTGTACACACTGTACACAGGCAAGGGAGAGCCCAGAGAAAACAGAGAGGAAATATTCGAGTACTTTCTCAAAATATTCGAAAACAAAAACCTGACCTTCCTGATCAACGAGTTCGACTACACGTCGAAGAAGGCATATGAGAACCTGGTAAACCTGCTGAAGGCACCAAAGAGAGATCTGTCACTATACGAGTTCTTCCTATACAacctgaggaagaagaaatcTAAGGACTACGAACAAAAAATGAGGGAACTCGAAGGTGAGGAAGCAGAGAGTTACGAAAATGTAGGAACAGATTTAGGATCACTGGGAATCTTGGGGCCAAAATTGGATGCGACAAGGAGGAAAGATAAGAAT aaCGTGAGTTTGGGGTCGGAAGAAGTTAAGTTCAACATCCACGGGTACTTATTTCATACGCTGTTCAACTCAGTGAACATAGCAACGCTGCCGAGCACGTCGAAGAATGAGTTGATCATGAAAATGGTGAAGGAGAACAAGGATAAAAAGAGTAAGGGCAGAGGAAAGAACGGAAATGAAGTCTCGGAAGAGGACTACCTTGAGAACCTGAGAACCTTTAAGTCGGAGCTGTTTCAGAGGTCGACGAGAAACCCGCTGAAGAAGTACTGCCTGCTGGACGGAGTGATGACGACGTGCCACATGTCAGGAAGGGACCTGGCGGAGATGGTTAAGTTCACGCTCTCGAGCCTGTCGCTCAACAGGTACTACAAGCTAGCATCGTCATCGGCAAGCGTCGAGCTCTTGAGCAGCCTCGACTACAAGGACGCGTTCGACCAGTACTTCAAAATGTTCAGGTCCACGAGGCTTCTGATGATCAAAAATGACCTGCACGACACGTACAAGGGAGTCCTGAAGGGGTACATAAACGGAGAATCGAGGAAGGGAGACAAGAGTCAATTGGGAGACGGGTTCATTGGCTTCAAGAGCCCCGGCAAGTGCGAACAAGGATGCCAAGATATCGATTCTGAGAGCAGATTGCCGACGATCCCAATGCTTAACAAGTACAGCAGGTACCTGAAGGAAAAGCTCATGGACGTGTTGGTGAAGAACTACGAAAACGAAGCGGTGCCAGAGGACTTTGACAAGATCAAGACGGACCTGTCCCACGGGTTAGACAGAGTTTCAGGGGAGATCGAGGAAGAACTGTACGGAAAGCTGAAGAACCACTGCACGAACGTGTCAGAGGCGCTGATACAGGGGTTgcagaaggagctggaccAGCTGAATCTGCCGCTGTTGCCGAGTAGACTGAAGTTCATACACGACCTGTCTTCAAAGTACGGAAAAATGTACCCATTAGAGCTGGACGGAGTTGACCCGAAAGACGAAGAGTTCCGCCGCATTTATGGCCACGGACAGGATAACATGATCAACACACTGCTGAGTCAGTCGGACCCATGTGACCTGGTCTACGAACATTATACGAAGGCAGTTCACAGAAGCGTCTCAGACACGCTCAGGAAAAACGAGCAGCTTATCGAAGACCACTTCTATGACATATACAACAGGGCAGTGAAGCACTTCAGGACGAAGTTCTCGGAGGTGGAAAAGACGTACGACATCCCATTGGACCAGGCACTGAAGTCGGCAAACGCAATAATGAAGGAGTCACACAACGTGATGCTGACGCACCTGGGCGAGTTCCACGCGCTCGACTACCTGGTAAAAAAGTACAAGGGGAAGCTGTCAAGTACGCTTTCTGAGGAACTGGAGCTGTTCAAAAAGGCCCACAAGAGGAAGTGCTCGGACAAGCTTGACAACATCAAAAGACACTACGAGGGCAACTACAGAGTTTTACTGGAAAA GGCGAGGAGGATGCCCGCGAAACCGGATATGCTCATCAAGTTCCGCGACTACATGCTACACCTGGCGAGGAGCGAGTTCTTCAGGACCTCGTGCTCGGACCTCTTGGACATAGAGAAGAGGCACAAGCGCTTCGAGGAGGCCCTGCAGAGGGCCTTCAAGGACAGCTTCTCAGACAACGCGAAGGTGGCGGCGGCTGCGATTCAGGACCAGTTCGACATGATCGACGTGTACCTGCAGACGAGGGTGAAGTCCAGCCCTTTCTACATTTACTTCCGCTACAACGCGAAAAGGTACGCGAAGATCAGGCTCAACTACCTCGCGCTGGCTTCCAGGTTCAACTTCAGGGACGAGACGCCCTCGCCGCAGGACGCGCTGCAGTTCGACGAGGTTCTCTTTGACCCGGAGTGCGCGAAGACCCAGTCCAGCCCCCTGCAGCCCGGCGTTTGCGGAAGCCTGGCCCCGAGATACGCCATTAACATGAACGAGCTGGCGACGCACTTCATCAGGATGGAGAAGTCCCAGATCCGCCATGAGTTCGCGGACGCCGTCCTGGAGGAGTACCTCAGGATGCGCATGCCCGCATTCCGGAGGATGTTCCTGAAGCGCTACTGCAACGCCATCGTGCTGGTCTGCAGCCTCTCGCTGCTGGGCATGTCGGTGCTCTCGTTGACGCTCGCGCACAGCTGGTCGAACAAGTTCATCTTCAGCATCGCCGGACTCTCAAGTTACTTGTTGCTGGTGGGCTTCCTGAACCTGAGGAGAAACCTGGCTCGTGTGCGGGAGTTCGTGGTCAACTTCGTTCTCGGAACCCTGAGTCACTTTTGCAAGCTTTGCCTGATGGGCGTCTTGAGGGCCCTCGGCCTCGTCATCCAGGGTATCGTCTACGTAATCAGGCGCCTCGGATTcctcttcaccttcttcttAGGCTTCACGACGGCAATAATCTTCTACGCCGTCATCTACTACAAGATCAAGACTAAAAAGAATGAGGAGCGCTCTAAGTAA